One Oncorhynchus keta strain PuntledgeMale-10-30-2019 unplaced genomic scaffold, Oket_V2 Un_contig_2570_pilon_pilon, whole genome shotgun sequence genomic region harbors:
- the LOC127922439 gene encoding vascular endothelial growth factor receptor 1-like isoform X2, producing MICFIFVVLCGLSGSALAKGKANKTSSLFSLPGKASKISSLFSLPGKVDREPRGKFSVPVLDVKSRQLVLEANQTLTIHCRGRWELSWVFPGGVARDKESVQLEDSRCGRQSQHYCSQLIIISAQAQHTGSFRCRYSQRTRKQSAIYIYVTDSGHLWRSRITVQTWCISRRASRWSSPVGSPTLTPPCHWSR from the exons ATGATTTGCTTTATCTTCGTGGTTCTATGTGGATTGTCTGGCAGTGCGCTTGCAAAAG gtAAAGCCAATAAGAcatcatctctgttctctctcccaggtAAAGCCAGTAAGatatcctctctgttctctctcccaggtAAAGTGGATAGGGAGCCTAGGGGGAAGTTCAGTGTTCCTGTTCTGGATGTGAAGAGTCGACAGCTGGTCCTGGAGGCCAACCAGACGCTGACGATTCACTGCAG GGGTCGGTGGGAGCTGTCGTGGGTGTTCCCTGGAGGTGTGGCCAGAGATAAAGAGAGTGTGCAATTGGAGGATTCTCGCTGTGGGAGGCAGAGCCAGCATTACTGTAGCCAACTGATTATTATCTCAGCCCAGGCCCAGCACACAGGATCGTTCCGGTGTCGGTATAGCCAGCGGACCCGCAAGCAGAGTGCTATCTACATCTATGTCACAG ACAGCGGCCATTTGTGGAGGAGCAGAATAACAGTCCAGACGTGGTGTATATCAAGGAGAGCCAGCCGCTGGTCTTCCCCTGTAGGGTCACCCACCCTGACGCCACCGTGTCATTGGTCAAGGTGA
- the LOC127922439 gene encoding vascular endothelial growth factor receptor 1-like isoform X1, with the protein MICFIFVVLCGLSGSALAKGKANKTSSLFSLPGKASKISSLFSLPGKVDREPRGKFSVPVLDVKSRQLVLEANQTLTIHCRGRWELSWVFPGGVARDKESVQLEDSRCGRQSQHYCSQLIIISAQAQHTGSFRCRYSQRTRKQSAIYIYVTDRQRPFVEEQNNSPDVVYIKESQPLVFPCRVTHPDATVSLVKVSSLHYFHY; encoded by the exons ATGATTTGCTTTATCTTCGTGGTTCTATGTGGATTGTCTGGCAGTGCGCTTGCAAAAG gtAAAGCCAATAAGAcatcatctctgttctctctcccaggtAAAGCCAGTAAGatatcctctctgttctctctcccaggtAAAGTGGATAGGGAGCCTAGGGGGAAGTTCAGTGTTCCTGTTCTGGATGTGAAGAGTCGACAGCTGGTCCTGGAGGCCAACCAGACGCTGACGATTCACTGCAG GGGTCGGTGGGAGCTGTCGTGGGTGTTCCCTGGAGGTGTGGCCAGAGATAAAGAGAGTGTGCAATTGGAGGATTCTCGCTGTGGGAGGCAGAGCCAGCATTACTGTAGCCAACTGATTATTATCTCAGCCCAGGCCCAGCACACAGGATCGTTCCGGTGTCGGTATAGCCAGCGGACCCGCAAGCAGAGTGCTATCTACATCTATGTCACAG ACAGACAGCGGCCATTTGTGGAGGAGCAGAATAACAGTCCAGACGTGGTGTATATCAAGGAGAGCCAGCCGCTGGTCTTCCCCTGTAGGGTCACCCACCCTGACGCCACCGTGTCATTGGTCAAGGTGAGTTCCCTTCACTATTTCCACTACTAG
- the LOC127922439 gene encoding vascular endothelial growth factor receptor 1-like isoform X3, which yields MICFIFVVLCGLSGSALAKGKANKISSLFSLPGKVDREPRGKFSVPVLDVKSRQLVLEANQTLTIHCRGRWELSWVFPGGVARDKESVQLEDSRCGRQSQHYCSQLIIISAQAQHTGSFRCRYSQRTRKQSAIYIYVTDRQRPFVEEQNNSPDVVYIKESQPLVFPCRVTHPDATVSLVKVSSLHYFHY from the exons ATGATTTGCTTTATCTTCGTGGTTCTATGTGGATTGTCTGGCAGTGCGCTTGCAAAAG gtAAAGCCAATAAGAtatcatctctgttctctctcccag gtAAAGTGGATAGGGAGCCTAGGGGGAAGTTCAGTGTTCCTGTTCTGGATGTGAAGAGTCGACAGCTGGTCCTGGAGGCCAACCAGACGCTGACGATTCACTGCAG GGGTCGGTGGGAGCTGTCGTGGGTGTTCCCTGGAGGTGTGGCCAGAGATAAAGAGAGTGTGCAATTGGAGGATTCTCGCTGTGGGAGGCAGAGCCAGCATTACTGTAGCCAACTGATTATTATCTCAGCCCAGGCCCAGCACACAGGATCGTTCCGGTGTCGGTATAGCCAGCGGACCCGCAAGCAGAGTGCTATCTACATCTATGTCACAG ACAGACAGCGGCCATTTGTGGAGGAGCAGAATAACAGTCCAGACGTGGTGTATATCAAGGAGAGCCAGCCGCTGGTCTTCCCCTGTAGGGTCACCCACCCTGACGCCACCGTGTCATTGGTCAAGGTGAGTTCCCTTCACTATTTCCACTACTAG
- the LOC127922439 gene encoding vascular endothelial growth factor receptor 1-like isoform X4: protein MICFIFVVLCGLSGSALAKGKVDREPRGKFSVPVLDVKSRQLVLEANQTLTIHCRGRWELSWVFPGGVARDKESVQLEDSRCGRQSQHYCSQLIIISAQAQHTGSFRCRYSQRTRKQSAIYIYVTDRQRPFVEEQNNSPDVVYIKESQPLVFPCRVTHPDATVSLVKVSSLHYFHY from the exons ATGATTTGCTTTATCTTCGTGGTTCTATGTGGATTGTCTGGCAGTGCGCTTGCAAAAG gtAAAGTGGATAGGGAGCCTAGGGGGAAGTTCAGTGTTCCTGTTCTGGATGTGAAGAGTCGACAGCTGGTCCTGGAGGCCAACCAGACGCTGACGATTCACTGCAG GGGTCGGTGGGAGCTGTCGTGGGTGTTCCCTGGAGGTGTGGCCAGAGATAAAGAGAGTGTGCAATTGGAGGATTCTCGCTGTGGGAGGCAGAGCCAGCATTACTGTAGCCAACTGATTATTATCTCAGCCCAGGCCCAGCACACAGGATCGTTCCGGTGTCGGTATAGCCAGCGGACCCGCAAGCAGAGTGCTATCTACATCTATGTCACAG ACAGACAGCGGCCATTTGTGGAGGAGCAGAATAACAGTCCAGACGTGGTGTATATCAAGGAGAGCCAGCCGCTGGTCTTCCCCTGTAGGGTCACCCACCCTGACGCCACCGTGTCATTGGTCAAGGTGAGTTCCCTTCACTATTTCCACTACTAG